In Lytechinus variegatus isolate NC3 chromosome 6, Lvar_3.0, whole genome shotgun sequence, the DNA window ttaccatGTTTGGTGAGGCAATTGGTTATCGTTGGCATGGTGATGTAATGAGGTTCAATGGGCTGCATGTTAAAGAAGCACTATGAAGTCAAAGTGGCCAGCTTAAGTGGAACGGAGTGAACCTCCCAAAAATACATGACCAAGGAAGTGGCGAGGAGAATGATTATCATTCTACGGGCAAAGTTGAAGGAATGTATAGATTTGATTGTTTTGGGTCGAAGGGATGTGCTAGAACGGTAcattaaaattgattaataCTAGAACTACACTCTAGCTGGTAGGAATAACACTCTTAGTAtatgtagcagtagtagtagtagtagtatagtggcagaagcagcagcagtagcGGTGTATTATATGGTGGTAGtagtcatagtagtagtagtagtagtagtagcagtagtagaggTAGAAGTAGTTTTATATATAATGCTTTTGGAAGCACATGGGGGCGGTCCACAATTACCTTTCTTCTGTACGTGTCGGGTAGCACACTGAGAACCTTGAGGGTATTTTCTGTTGCGTTATTGAGTTCCAATCTGTCACCAGCCATCACTATGTGCTCTTGGGTCCCAAGTCCCACACGCCGTAAGGATCCGTCTCCTGCGTCGCCGATGGTCAGTTTCACCTTCGTAGAGCACTCAGTGTCCCCTAAGACACTTGCCAGCCAGCCAACTTCGTCCTGGAGGATGGGTGAGCGGAGATTCGCCTGGAGGTCCGCGATGCAACCGAGATTGGGGAGGTCTTTGCCGAGGATCGTGGAGTTCTTTACAGACATCAGCTCAATCTTTGGGCATCTTGCTAGAGCAGTCCACAGGACACAGGTCACTTCTGGTGATAGATTGCAATCCGAGAGGTCGACAATCCGCAGCTggatgaaaaagaaacaaaacctAAGTCAGGgctatcatttttgtttatttaattcatCCTTAATGATAGTGATGTCTGAGAACATTTCATGGAACAATTTCACCGGTGACACGAcgtttgctcctgcgacattccCCCGGTCttgatatctcagagggcatagggttagagttggGATCCTAATAGAAGTTTtagttcagaataatgtaaaaataagGGCAAGGCTGTATTCAGTTTCTGAGGTTGGGTTTTATGTTTGGGTTAACGTGAAGATTACCTTTCTCAGTTCCAGATCTTGTTTTCCATCCATACGGCCTGATGAAAATGTTCCAGGTCATGAATTGTATCGACATATGACATTTCATTCAAAAACACTTTCAATATATCTCAGCAGTACGTAAGGGTGTGTGTGACCGGGAGGGGTTACGTGTGAGGTGCCGGAGCCGAGTGGTTTAAGGCGCCTGGCTTTACATGGAAAGACCATGGTTCGATCCCcagccgcggcacctatgcccgtgagcaaggcatttaatcgacaatgctcttttatccttcattcaaataaatggaaatgctatatgcattattaataactaggtgtgcacttctctgtgtttttaaaaaatgacggtgaaaaaatgatattttgttagATTTGATCATTATTAGAATTACAGGGTAGCTAGGAAATGGGGGTttgtgaaaaagaaaatcagaagGCTTACTCCATTGAATATAGTCTGATGGAGGTCGGGAAGAATTGACATGGCGCCATCGGGGAAGAGATGAAGTGAGAGCTTGTTTAGCAGGAGCAGGATCAGAGGATATGCTGCATTCTGCAAATCAGCAAACTCGAGCTTGAGTAGGTCAGAACACCCTTGGAGAGCCGTTGATAACCTCTTAGCTACAAGGTCAGTCATGAAGGAACCTTGGATCTTCAAGCCACGTATCTATAAGAGgagttttgaaattgaaatcaaaCACCTCGATgataaatttatcaaaaattatttgGATCAAGTTTAACGAGTTAATACTTGATATAATTTCACAGTTTTTGTATTAATGTCGATAATGATAGTACGGAATTTGGTTATAAAAACAAAGACAGCGATAGCGATGTCAATAAACTTTAATCAAAACTATATAGCACCCTTAACGTATAAAGtggtcaaaaatacaaaataaatatttcccaATCTTGACAATCGAAGGGAAAGATGAGATCATTTTATGCTAAGTTATATTTTTAGACAAAAATGCATAGCTGAAAAAAACCTGTATTAATAGAGCTTATTTATATGCCTAAAGAAATGTTAACTACGTAAACCATCAACTGGAagacattaaaaaatgttacaaatCCAACTGCGGAAGGCCGAAAGTCCTCACTATTAAGACAATAAACTTTACTTTATATAAACGGTTGGGACCCACCTTTTCTTTTATAGATGGATGGAGTTTGTAGAGGCCCAAGGTAGTGTGTAGGGTTGGAAGATTTATTACAACGTTGCCTCCTTCGAAACATCGTTCGACCACGTACATTGTTGGCTTGTCCAGTTGAGGAATCTCTGAAAGGCAATCGAGTACCATTCTAGTCTTGTCACCTATTGGTATATTATCCGCAGAAGTGATGGCTTCAATCACCTGCAGTCTGGTTGAAGGGCTTCCTAACTCTGCTGTAAACCGTAGTAAGCTCCCGAATTCCACCAGGTTCTTCTTTGCCATCTGCTTCAAAGCCTTCTCTAGACGACTCTGCTTTCCCTTGATTGATTTCGAGGTCACGTCTTTGGAGAGATACCTAGCCGCGCAGTGCACCTGCGCGTGGCGATGATAGAACTCAATTTCAGTCTCATCACGTTTCTTGGGGGATGTCTTATTGAGGATTCCAATCGAAGTAGCCTTCTCTAGGGCGGACGGTATCTTCTTAAAGTCATTTGGTCCGAAGAATCGTTTCCTTGGGTCATCAAGGAGACCATTGAGCGCAACTTCCCCTATGCCTTGGACAATTATTTCCAGATCAGTGTCTCCGGGAACCATCGACGCCTGTTCTTCCTTTTGCTTGAGTAAGAAACGATTCACACTATCATAGAATTCTGACTCCGTTGTGACAAGCTGAAGAAGATTACTTTCCCAGAGGTGACACGCAATGATACAAAATAGGGGTGTGGCCAAAAGTTCTCGGATGATGTCATTCATCTCTAGAAATACTATCATCTCTTTGGCTCTGTGCAATGAGTTTTGCTCGAAGAAAGACCGTATGAATGATGTTGATTGCACATGGGAAAGTCCACGGAGTTCAAACTTGAGAAAGTCCTTTGGCAAGTCTTCCTTATTGAAGTAGTCTTCGAGTCTTGTATGGCTAGTCACAACGACGCGGCACGTCCGCAGTTGGATGTTCTGGAGAACGCGCAAAACATGACCACACCTGACAGAAGAAACCTCGCCTCTAAACTCGTCCAGACCATCAAGGACCACCATGCATTCCGTTTGGTTGTCCTCGATGAGTTGGTCGATTCCCTGAGCGGTCAATCCTCTGACGTCGCTTAGGAGTTGATTAACGATCGCCTGCCCTAAGGTTCCATGATTAGTCATGAACTTCATCTTGAGGACGAATAGCAGAAGGACATCGTTCAGCGGGGATCCAGGAACTCGTTCAGCCCAATCATGTGCCATCTGAGCAACAAGTGTACTTTTCCCTATTCCTGATGGGCCAAAGATTACAATCCTGCTCGGCAATGCACCATCTTTCcttgtccttaaaatttcttTGACAGACCCATCTTTCAGAGGTGTCTTCTCCACATACACATTCTTCCCCCGCTTTACGATCCGATGAACATCTACGATTGGGAGATAGGAGGGAAAATGTTCGTGTTTCTTTAGACCCTTGCAAGTCTCAATCCTGTAATGGAATTGTAGCTTCTCGCGGCAATCCGACACGGTGAAATTCTTTGTCACGCTAACGCCTGTTATATCTGttaaggaaatttaaaaaaaggttgatAAGATAAAAAGTTAATCATGGAAATCTTGTCATTTCTGAATGAGAGAGGAGGAATAAATTTGCGGGATAAATTATTGACAAAATCATCTTCCCCGAAAATCCAAACTCTTCATGATGAGAGAATGTGTGATTGTTGGTGGAAGAGTTTGAGGGGCAAATGTaaagatatgaaatataatgacTAAAATAAGTTAAATTCCCATAGCAGTTTAGATTTTAATGGCGGCCACAATTGATGGGATTTCAAGAATTTAGGCTGTGTGGGAAATGTATGTCAAGGGAATCGTTAGCATGGTTAAGAATTACTTTTCATGTGGTATATAAATGAGACTACCCAGCGAGGAACATTTGGCTGCAAGTGATTTTTCTCCCCAATCCCCGAAGTTTGCGTAGTAGCTGTTACACTGGCAAATACTTAAACGGAAATCGAACTGCCTTAACGCCAACCTGTCCCCTCTTGGAAACGGATGGATCCTAAACTGTATTCCTCTGGGAATAGAAGAATTcaggagggtgtttcataaaggtgtTCGTAAGTAAAGAGCAGCTTTATTGTACCACATGTAGTTCAATAGAAAGGGTCACGAGACCATGAAGTCGCTTGTAATTTATGGATAGCTTTATGCAACACCCACCAGGAGTCAACGGGTTCAACACATTAATGCTCGATCTCACCTCTGCGCCTCTTTGTGGACCTCAGATGTGCTTCAGCCATTGTAAGACCAGTCCTCCTGAGAGCGTGTTTCAACAATGCCAATTGGTCCTCTTGCGAAACTCTTGATTGCCACGTCATAAGCATGTCAAGTGTGCCTTCCACGGGATCGCTGCATGTGCGATGGTTCATGGCTTCAAATCCATTAATGTCGGCTTCTTTAAAGCCAAGTTCAAGCCCAAGTGCCTGGAGTTTCTGACCATCCGTGACGTCTCCCGCCAATGCTCGAAGGATGTCTTCACTCAGTCCTTTATTACTTTGGAACGAGGATCCTTATATTAAaggtaaaaaacaaacaaacagcaAATTAATTGTGATTCTTAATTTATAGATAAGTGAATGATTTTATATCTGAAATAATGAACGAGGACCCTTATATTAAAGGTAAAGAAACCAGCAAATCAAAACACACACAGAAAAGAGGAAAGCTTAATTTAGATTCTTGATTTATAGATAAGTTATTGATTTTATATTGGAAATGATGCGATTTAAtaatatctttgtttttttctgagaaaataccATGCTTTTCCCCCTCCATCTCTGATATTGATAACTATGACATGTATTGTATCCCATTGTAACGACCAAAATAgtaaaaaagaagggaaaatttAACATGTTTTTGTTCGTTATTGTACTTTCCATGCTTTGAGGAAATAGTAATGACAAAAATAACTAgattttaaattgtcttttttatcctcttcattaacGTTTTTAGTGATTTGCGACTAAACACATTATTTGTTACGCTGTTACTGCGAGCGTTATCCTTTTTCTGATGGTGTGACCATCTCCTTTCGTTTGTATTGGAATTTCATTGAACAAAACATAGTGCAATGTGTAGTTGAATGGTTTAACTAGCAAACATAAGCTCGACTTTCCCTCCAAAGAGTCATCATTGTTGGAAGTTCTGTGGCAACAAAGAGGCATATGTAGGAACATGTGCGGAAGCAGAAAAACGCATATGGCTGGATGCTGGTGAGTATTgatcctggggggtgtttcacaaagatttaagtatgacttagatcGCACTTAaaacgcgtacatgatatgcaacgcgcaatcttattgatcaatacgcagtagtgcgcgtcctcttggcatgatctgaccaatgctgtcatgccttttatactgcgcgcaactagacatttaagtgcgactctaagtcatacttaaatcttttttATGTGACTGATCTCGGACATGTTCTTCTCTCACTTGAGGACATACAGCACGCCCCCAAATCtataaattttcaattaattgtGTGTAACTAGAGAACTTTGAATACACAACATATTGTGTAACAGTCGTGCCTTTAAGCCAATTCCAAGATTGCATACAAGCAGCACTGCTATAACTATTGTATGTTCTGCACTGTCTAGCATGTCAAATCCTTGCAAACCCGGAATGGGATGAAATGCACCACTGTACATAGCATAACGCAAGCATGTTGAGACATGGGCATACCTTGTTTGTTCATAGTGGATCCAGGAGTCGATGGAGCGGTCTTCCTCAGAAGAGATCCAAAATGTTTGGAACCATTGCCCGTCGCTTGTTGCGGTGGTTTTGTCTTCCGACGAGTAGACAAATTACCAGCTACCTGCGTCGGGGTGCTTCCGGGTTCGGATGATCCATGTGCAACTGACAGGGGATTTGGTGAAAGTTGGGAAGAAGACTCCTTTGTCTTATCGATGTCTGATTCAGAAGGTTCAATGTCTGCTTCCAGTGCGGTTTTTGTTAACTGTAGTGGTCTATCTTCTGTTCCCGATGGCGCATTTAAGCTCGGTAAACTTTTTGAAGGATCCTGGGTAGTTGGGGCTAAATCCGAACCAAGTGGTAATTTTGGTTTAAACGGGACAACAGGTTTCCCTGCACTTTGGACTTCCGGGATTGATGCATACGTGTGCTCTTGCTGTACTTTCCCTCGTAATGAACCCCCTTGGTTTAGAATATGTCGAGGTTCATCATAATTCTCCGATGGTGTTGTGCTCTTATTGCTTCCGTTCACATTATGGGGGCTTAACGTATTCTCAGCTTCACCCGATTGCAATCCTTGGGAACCATTGGTAAGGGTGGATGATCTACCCAGGAAAGGTTTACTTGGTTCAGAAGGTGTAATACTCGGGACACCTCCCTGTTCCTGATCCGGTGTATCCTCCATTCGTGTTAAGCATCTTTCCTTCATAGGTTGCGTTGTGTTAAAGTTATCAGTATCGATGTCATTTGTGTGATTAGGAGCCTTTTCCATTTTGTGTATCAGTGATGTTCCTTCAACCCCTCTCCTTTCTGGTTTTTGGGGAGAATCGTTCGCATCGCTGATCAGTTCCGGATCCTTGACCAGTTTTGACTCTTCTTGCTGATTGCCGAAAGACATGTGCGTGTTATTCGGTGCCATACATTGCTCTGTTGGTTTAGTTTGGGGCTTGTCTTTGTAGATAAAATCACCTTTTCGTGTCTCTTTGTCGTGCTGGGTTACTTCAGAATTGCCTGGTAGGAGGTGTGGTTTCCTACGAGCAGGCTTAGGAGGCTTTTCTTTACTATTACTTGATTCTGGTAACGTGCATTCTGTCGTAGATgcttcatgaaaatcaaggcGTTGTTCTAAACAATCCACACCCTCATTGTCGCACTGACGGGTACGTGTCTGAGCTTTGCTACCCGACTCGACATTTGCAGATACCCTAGTGCAGTCTTGTATTTCCACAGGTTTTCTGCTTTCCATGGAGTTCTTGATTGACACCGATGGTTTTGCAGGAACCGCCTCATTGGTCTCGAACCTGCTACATATACTGTCACGGCTATCTGGATTAATTGGGCTATCGGTGTGTTTAAGGGTGTCTGGAAGGACATCAGCCTGATCGCAGCATAGATCATCATGACCGCCTGTTGTCCTATCTTTGACAAGTTTACATGGTTGCAAGAACGATTCAGTGCTGCCCATATCACCCTCCGCTTCTTCACGAATTCTGTTTTCTTGAGAGCCTTGGAATGCCTCAACTGGTTTACCTTCAAAGGCTACAGAGACAGTTTTCGATCCTCTGTGGAGTACTCTATTCGACACATTGATATAGTTTTCCGGGTCTGAGTCGTCAGTGTCGTCTTCTTTATCATCAGACCGACCTTCAAAGTCTTGTCCAGATCCCTGGTCTCCAGTGTGCCCTGGCCTAGAAGTATGGCTTTCTGGCTCTGGCTTAGCAGCAACAGTTTCGCTATAGCTATGACCCATTGCCGGAGAGGATAGCTTATCCTTCTCTGTGCCCTTTTTGGTCAGTTTCATTGGTAAAACGGGGGCATTTGTTCTTGAAGGTATAGAAGTGTCTGTCGCTCCGAAGTAAGAATAACCTGGAGATGGCGGGGTTGGCCCTGGCGATGCttgaaatgatagaaaaaagAATAACCTTTCAAAAGTTCTCAATAAATTGATTCATAAAGAATAAGCATAATACTGAAGAAACtaatgtatgttttgattcatccaggAAAGTCAAATATCGATGGAAAAgataaatctattcatctggacttacttgTTGTAAGTTCAGAAGAGTTCAGAAGAGATGAAGAAGCGTTCCGGATCGGAGATGAAACTGTCCTCTGCTTCAAGAAGTAAGTCCAGATAAATAGATTTATCTTGTCCATCGACATAATACTGAAGAAAAATCCACATTTTTTGCGTTAGATCGCCGTTATATACTGTACTATTACACATTACCTTAGGCGACTACTTGAAAAGATAGCATATACtcttttaatttgaaaattgtttCGGATTCAATGAGGGATCAAACCAGAATTACATTGAGAATATCAGTTTCTCAGATCTAGGGTGAATATTACTTCAATGTTATTTATGATTGTTCCCGAATCTGGTTTGCGTTTCATTGAGTTGTTTGTAAGTTGAGAgcgaatgactggtgaacctttcttatgcgctaaccATGCTAactaatcaccaatgaacatttaacagcgaataccatttaccacaagaaaggattatCAGTCGTTCTtcacttacgaacagctttcaACCACAATGTTTTAGTTTGATCACTTATCtcaggaaaataaaaatcactctggaaaaaaataagacatttTTGTTGGCACTACAAATGAATCAAGTTGTACAACCTACATTTCATAATCACGCCGTGTAATTATCGCCAAGTCAGttgaatttttttgttcaagACATACCATTCAATAGTTTATCTAGTTGGTCCTCCAGTCCCGCTTCTAAAAGTTTCTCGATCAAAAGTGCCCTTTGGTCATCTTCAGGCCCAAGATCGTCCCTCCACAGGAGCACCATCTGCAAAGCACACGACCTCTGCGTTGGGTCCCACAGATGGCCGAGAATGTCTTCTGCGACTCCTAATGCCCTACCGAGTCTGAAGTACTCGTCTTGGTCCAGCCCGTTGGTGACTTTGATGAGGTCCCTGTTGGACAGAGGTGGCATCCTGCCGTCTTCTGCCATGATAGTTCTGAGGATGAGGAATGAACATAGCTAAAATTAAAACACAAGAACAACACAAACATGTTTAAGACAAAGACtatcatgaaaattatgatgttagtggtggtggtgatgatgatagagaACAGTGAAGAAGCCGGGTTAATAATGAGTCAGAAGGGGAGATTCTGAAGAGAAGGCGAAGAACAATGTGGAATAGAAAGGggaaagacgaagaagaagaagaagaaggagaagaagaggaagaagaagaagaggaagaagaagaagaagaggaagaagagggaggatgagacgaagaagaagaaaaagatgaggaggaagataagaagaagaagaggaggaggaggagaaagaaaatgaagaggaataagacgaaggaggaggagaagaaaaagaggaggtggaggaggaagaagagtttagaaaagaataaaagaagagaaagaatgtTAAATAGATGCTATAAGGGGTGAAGAcgagaagtaaaaaaataatgaagaagaagGGAAATAGGGAAAAGTGGCACTTAAAATTTCCATGTTACATAATatgatattttgagaaaaaaaaggctattggaccaactacTTACAAGGCGAAATGGCGAGTGGACGAATTggtaattagaccatgtggtgagtggacgaactgatggtagaccaaatgatagtagacgagttggcaataggaagaattggcattagaccaattggaaatGAACAAGATAAACGCACATTTGTTCTTACAGAATAGATGATTTAACTCAAAACATATCACAAATGTCAAAGCAAGATCAAATGCTTGGCATTGGTATTTATACCCCCCCCCATGTTTGTAAATCCGTCCCTTCGACACCTACTTCGTTTGGGATAGAACATTGCTTGAAATAATACTTTCCGTGGATGTattgaaaatctgaaaaatgatacagaataaaataaatgaaatcatatttccCCTATATCAGTATATAGcgtattataaaaaaagaagtacATTAACACTTCAAGatttttgcaaaaaaattgCCCCTACAAATCTAAGAATATTCAATTACCACTCAAAGTTTTGGATCGTAGgccaataagccagttcgtagttcctttctgtgcatgatcaaaatattctacgcatgatcagaggaaggtcatttgtacaaaagtgacatggtgatttaaaatctaatgagataagcaccaactttgatgtcttcattattcatatattcttttgaattgtggttttcatttacatccacaaaaacaacaatgcgtccaagaacgactggtatttcacagtttgccaagtacattgtgcaacatgctatgatttatgcattcaaagtaggaatgcaacaaataccttcataaagttttcattggtgtgctattctagtcacatggtcttttcaatttctccatcctgctatgtaaggcaagcttacgaaATATCTTGCATTGTAATCTGCCTattataatgaaagaaatgaaaggtcatttgaccaaaatcgTCCATGAAGTAACGACGAACTGGTCTATAGTTAACATCATATTTACTGCACGGTAAAAACGCAATTTAAAGTGTTAAGCACGTCCTTTAAGGTCGTCAATCTAACTaatgtttaaattttcaaacAAGTTGTATAAATAAACCCCTTGAAAAAGTTGTTAAAAACTTCAAACAATTTATTGTTTAATATTTACACAATTtattgttagagtgacgggctttcATGTCCTGCTTTATATTTTAGATAACATTTCTAAAGTGTTCGGTTAAATGTCGTAATACTGTTCATATGATAAGACAGAGGATGAAACCAAATTCGTTCATCCACTTTCAAGATATGAATTAAAATCATCACCTAACTtgtctacactgtaaaaaaaatattgggtatttttttttaccaccgagagggtaattatgtgtccaacaaaTTATGGGCAGTCTTTGATCCAATGCGGGAAGAACGTTGTGCAgtaagtttaaaaaataagcagcaattactttagaatgggcaaaattttcatcacactggataaatcaAAATGTCcaaaagaaatgtccaatgttgTTTGGAcgcataattaccctcatggagcactttcaCCCAATATATTTTAGAgtgtactgaaaaaaaaatggtgctaGTTTAACACTAGCCTGGTATCTAAATCGGAAAACACCAGA includes these proteins:
- the LOC121417364 gene encoding uncharacterized protein LOC121417364, with the protein product MVLLWRDDLGPEDDQRALLIEKLLEAGLEDQLDKLLNASPGPTPPSPGYSYFGATDTSIPSRTNAPVLPMKLTKKGTEKDKLSSPAMGHSYSETVAAKPEPESHTSRPGHTGDQGSGQDFEGRSDDKEDDTDDSDPENYINVSNRVLHRGSKTVSVAFEGKPVEAFQGSQENRIREEAEGDMGSTESFLQPCKLVKDRTTGGHDDLCCDQADVLPDTLKHTDSPINPDSRDSICSRFETNEAVPAKPSVSIKNSMESRKPVEIQDCTRVSANVESGSKAQTRTRQCDNEGVDCLEQRLDFHEASTTECTLPESSNSKEKPPKPARRKPHLLPGNSEVTQHDKETRKGDFIYKDKPQTKPTEQCMAPNNTHMSFGNQQEESKLVKDPELISDANDSPQKPERRGVEGTSLIHKMEKAPNHTNDIDTDNFNTTQPMKERCLTRMEDTPDQEQGGVPSITPSEPSKPFLGRSSTLTNGSQGLQSGEAENTLSPHNVNGSNKSTTPSENYDEPRHILNQGGSLRGKVQQEHTYASIPEVQSAGKPVVPFKPKLPLGSDLAPTTQDPSKSLPSLNAPSGTEDRPLQLTKTALEADIEPSESDIDKTKESSSQLSPNPLSVAHGSSEPGSTPTQVAGNLSTRRKTKPPQQATGNGSKHFGSLLRKTAPSTPGSTMNKQGSSFQSNKGLSEDILRALAGDVTDGQKLQALGLELGFKEADINGFEAMNHRTCSDPVEGTLDMLMTWQSRVSQEDQLALLKHALRRTGLTMAEAHLRSTKRRRDITGVSVTKNFTVSDCREKLQFHYRIETCKGLKKHEHFPSYLPIVDVHRIVKRGKNVYVEKTPLKDGSVKEILRTRKDGALPSRIVIFGPSGIGKSTLVAQMAHDWAERVPGSPLNDVLLLFVLKMKFMTNHGTLGQAIVNQLLSDVRGLTAQGIDQLIEDNQTECMVVLDGLDEFRGEVSSVRCGHVLRVLQNIQLRTCRVVVTSHTRLEDYFNKEDLPKDFLKFELRGLSHVQSTSFIRSFFEQNSLHRAKEMIVFLEMNDIIRELLATPLFCIIACHLWESNLLQLVTTESEFYDSVNRFLLKQKEEQASMVPGDTDLEIIVQGIGEVALNGLLDDPRKRFFGPNDFKKIPSALEKATSIGILNKTSPKKRDETEIEFYHRHAQVHCAARYLSKDVTSKSIKGKQSRLEKALKQMAKKNLVEFGSLLRFTAELGSPSTRLQVIEAITSADNIPIGDKTRMVLDCLSEIPQLDKPTMYVVERCFEGGNVVINLPTLHTTLGLYKLHPSIKEKIRGLKIQGSFMTDLVAKRLSTALQGCSDLLKLEFADLQNAAYPLILLLLNKLSLHLFPDGAMSILPDLHQTIFNGLRIVDLSDCNLSPEVTCVLWTALARCPKIELMSVKNSTILGKDLPNLGCIADLQANLRSPILQDEVGWLASVLGDTECSTKVKLTIGDAGDGSLRRVGLGTQEHIVMAGDRLELNNATENTLKVLSVLPDTYRRKVRKLCISGTRFTYDLTHPLLDFVHSLIRLEVIATEGTNIPGELQQLQVFKGSSHRDMNQLPSLGPDGILTGCVSSPLREEEFERLSSVFNFSRTTTLKQVHLLIEHDSSSEEFRETLVIEEDNIDLSNVSSATIEILKMLPPGFKQKMHSARIKNCTLTDELTHQLSQALQSMIELEMCLSENSILGRKAFHLKSVTVLDVGRFSSQCFDWEWLASAKLLEELHLTFEASPPSTPTSPSTPGTPVAATSPLSAKNRIYEEIHERMDTADVEGAPDEDFFLTTGRLVMKRMSSCSLSVMLHLPQHMKDELRFVRIRSTKLTVDVLNRLSDVRNSFKHLKPLSLQNLYRRPIKYGCIMQPGSSDPVLGQWD